In Arctopsyche grandis isolate Sample6627 chromosome 13, ASM5162203v2, whole genome shotgun sequence, one DNA window encodes the following:
- the IA-2 gene encoding tyrosine phosphatase IA-2 isoform X2 produces MRRLLLLLLLGCCSFLPAEADGNVGCLFSETLCTEKVEWCYDDYAFGKCLQMYGNVEEEDLIRHELTTEELRGFERELQRLLQLGYRWSHAYTQCILQAMLYATRNKLHYDQKVCDHLIDQDLTAALGAFESDDQVDPQTVAFVKFTPNSDIEPSNFADEVYFPPNEKDYIENLQLMPNNDMQIEEQPELHSDYDDWPQPVKRSYRRMNRRSSPTPREQFQVFSRIYNTPGDFREGRETRDLNLPPMFDSNEDNLPVQYPAFNEKTLGYLYNLPLTFEEILYLMKPENEDELRALLPRYEEEAEGAEMPIPDFHQMGKKDALNTWLENQDLDQLKAALADLNEPYKQPYSDPYYVSTTEYLTQNRQKPDRFNQHYNTPERFRQGYESRDGIVNSKDEEIQEPRIYFDEDDVEHFKEDAGSGEHDGRLGNARDFEYLTTNEILNNDYQAQGNKPHYQGSQGNQNALLSRIFNTWKTRESKERDSQRSGAFTEGGVVYVDDTSPTGEPNEGTPRLLTPELGALLADYEWGFRRHERLDVKKPGPPFDVKNQHFKHDTDNNHTENAEGEPIVASLVKKEVHGEPGELHSERGHDSYDVDSSYAYVGFKDRVDRNEVTFKVEENSKALNASEVAKRIDDIKDELRRELNVEVTSAGVGDKAKLPAVLKLNSSTPWGFLDWGDKGTLQLALLLAGVAAMVSSATVLIAAHFYYRRRSKLAHLATGDTEPSQDYQDLCRSRMSGKWQIQSATPEKPVTEKQEVTGQRITSLSRESDNNSPSTRSSTSSWSEEPALTNMDISTGHMVLTYMEDHLKNKDRLEQEWQALCAYEAEPCATTAAETDENVKKNRKPGVLPYDHSRLVLNDVTNLNSSDYINASTITDHDPRNPAYIAAQGPLPHTAPDFWQMVWEQGSVVMVMLTRLTEGGVAMCHRYWPEEGSDLYHIYEVHLVSEHIWCDDYLVRSFYLKNLKTGETRTVTQFHFLSWPDRGIPSSTKALLEFRRKVNKSYRGRSCPIVVHCSDGASRTGTYCLIDMVLNRMAKGAKEIDIAATLEHIRDQRPDMVTTKQQFEFVLMAVAEEVHAILKALPAQLQQQHEKREKELADKDKQEKQEKQEK; encoded by the exons GCACGAACTAACAACGGAAGAATTGCGAGGATTTGAAAGGGAACTACAACGTCTGCTTCAACTCGGCTATAGATGGAGTCACGCCTACACCCAGTGTATCCTACAGGCGATGCTGTATGCCACCAGGAACAA GTTACATTACGATCAGAAAGTGTGCGATCATTTGATTGATCAAGATTTGACGGCCGCTCTCGGTGCTTTCGAATCTGACGATCAA GTGGATCCGCAAACGGTGGCTTTCGTAAAGTTCACGCCTAATTCTGACATAGAACCGTCGAATTTCGCTGATGAAGTATACTTTCCGCCTAACGAGAAGGATTATATAGAAAACCTGCAACTGATGCCTAATAATGACA TGCAAATTGAAGAGCAGCCGGAATTACATTCTGATTACGACGATTGGCCTCAACCAGTGAAACGATCGTATCGCAGAATGAACAGAAGATCTTCACCAACTCCCAGGGAGCAATTCCAAGTATTCTCCAGAATCTACAATACGCCGGGAGATTTTCGCGAAGGTCGTGAAACTAGAGATTTGAACCTACCCCCAATGTTCGACAGCAACGAAGATAACTTACCTGTGCAATATCCCGCATTCAACGAAAAAACTCTTGGCTACTTATATAACCTACCGCTGACCTTTGAAGAGATACTCTACTTGATGAAACCCGAAAACGAAGACGAATTACGAGCACTGCTTCCTCGATACGAAGAGGAGGCTGAAGGTGCTGAGATGCCCATTCCAGATTTTCATCAAATGGGTAAAAAAGATGCACTAAACACTTGGTTGGAAAATCAAGATTTGGATCAACTTAAAGCTGCTTTGGCTGATCTGAATGAACCGTATAAACAACCTTATTCTGATCCTTATTACGTTTCCACTACCGAATACCTAACTCAAAATCGGCAAAAACCAGATCGATTCAATCAACACTACAATACTCCAGAAAGGTTTCGCCAAGGATATGAAAGCAGAGATGGAATTGTCAATTCAAAAGATGAAGAAATACAAGAGCCGAGGATCTACTTTGACGAAGATGACGTTGAACATTTCAAAGAAGACGCTGGAAGCGGGGAACACGATGGTAGATTGGGAAATGCTAGGGACTTCGAGTATTTAACAACAAACGAAATACTAAATAATG ATTATCAAGCGCAAGGAAACAAACCCCACTATCAAGGAAGTCAAGGAAATCAAAACGCTCTACTGTCTCGCATATTCAATACCTGGAAAACTCGCGAAAGCAAAGAACGCGACTCGCAAAGATCCGGTGCATTTACTGAAGGTGGAGTGGTGTATGTAGATGATACTTCTCCGAcag gtgagcCGAACGAGGGTACTCCACGCTTGCTAACTCCAGAACTGGGTGCTTTGCTGGCCGATTACGAATGGGGCTTTCGCCGTCACGAGAGATTGGATGTGAAGAAACCAGGACCACCATTCGACGTTAAAAATCAACATTTCAAACATGACACTGATAATAATCACACCGAAAACGCAG AAGGGGAGCCCATAGTGGCTTCTTTGGTAAAGAAAGAAGTTCATGGTGAGCCCGGAGAGCTACATTCAGAAAGGGGGCACGACAGCTACGACGTGGACAGTTCTTACGCTTACGTCGGATTCAAAGACAG aGTTGACAGAAATGAAGTAACGTTCAAAGTTGAAGAAAACAGCAAGGCACTAAACGCATCTGAAGTAGCAAAACGAATAg atgACATCAAGGACGAACTGAGACGAGAATTGAACGTTGAAGTCACATCAGCTGGTGTTGGGGACAAG gCAAAATTACCTGCTGTATTGAAATTGAACAGCAGTACACCTTGGGGCTTTCTGGATTGGGGGGATAAAGGAACCCTGCAACTTGCTCTGCTGCTGGCTGGGGTAGCCGCCATGGTTTCCTCAGCCACCGTTTTGATCGCGGCTCACTTTTACTATCGTCGTCGCAGCAAGCTGGCCCATCTCGCCACCGGAGACACCGAACCCAGTCAAGACTATCAG gaTTTATGTCGCTCTCGCATGTCTGGCAAATGGCAAATTCAATCTGCAACACCGGAAAAGCCCGTCACTGAAAAGCAAGAAGTCACCGGCCAACGAATAACGTCCCTTTCTCGCGAATCTGATAATAATTCCCCATCTACCAGATCCAGTACTTCATCATG gagTGAAGAACCTGCCCTAACAAACATGGATATATCTACTGGTCATATGGTTTTA acTTACATGGAAGATCATCTGAAGAATAAAGACCGTTTGGAACAGGAATGGCAAGCTTTGTGTGCTTATGAAGCCGAGCCTTGTGCAACTACAGCCGCTGAAACtgatgaaaatgtaaaaaagaacCGGAAACCTGGAGTCCTACCGTATGACCACTCTCGCCTCGTCCTCAATGATGTTACAAATCTCAACTCTTCGGATTACATTAACGCTTCTACCATT ACTGATCATGATCCCCGAAATCCGGCTTACATAGCAGCTCAAGGACCGCTGCCGCATACCGCTCCTGACTTTTGGCAAATGGTTTGGGAGCAGGGATCCGTCGTCATGGTCATGTTGACAAGACTCACTGAAGGTGGAGTTGCCATGTGTCACCGTTACTGGCCTGAAGAAGGATCTGACCTCTATCATATCTACGAA GTTCATCTTGTGAGCGAGCACATCTGGTGTGATGACTATCTAGTTCGCAGTTTCTACTTGAAAAATTTGAAGACGGGAGAAACACGCACAGTAACCCAATTCCATTTCCTATCTTGGCCTGACCGTGGTATTCCATCTTCTACTAAGGCTCTTTTGGAATTCAGACG aaaagtGAACAAGTCATATCGTGGCCGCTCTTGTCCTATAGTTGTCCACTGCAG TGATGGAGCAAGTCGAACCGGAACTTATTGCTTAATTGATATGGTATTGAATCGAATGGCTAAAGGCGCAAAGGAAATTGACATAGCAGCCACTTTGGAACATATCCGAGATCAAAGACCTGACATGGTTACCACAAAACAACAGTTTGAGTTTGTTCTGATGGCTGTCGCTGAAGAG gtACATGCAATACTGAAAGCTCTTCCAGCTCAATTGCAACAACAGCATGAGAAGAGGGAGAAAGAGCTAGCTGACAAAGATAAACAGGAGAAGCAAGAGAAGCAGGAGAAGTAA
- the IA-2 gene encoding tyrosine phosphatase IA-2 isoform X1, with protein sequence MRRLLLLLLLGCCSFLPAEADGNVGCLFSETLCTEKVEWCYDDYAFGKCLQMYGNVEEEDLIRHELTTEELRGFERELQRLLQLGYRWSHAYTQCILQAMLYATRNKLHYDQKVCDHLIDQDLTAALGAFESDDQVDPQTVAFVKFTPNSDIEPSNFADEVYFPPNEKDYIENLQLMPNNDMQIEEQPELHSDYDDWPQPVKRSYRRMNRRSSPTPREQFQVFSRIYNTPGDFREGRETRDLNLPPMFDSNEDNLPVQYPAFNEKTLGYLYNLPLTFEEILYLMKPENEDELRALLPRYEEEAEGAEMPIPDFHQMGKKDALNTWLENQDLDQLKAALADLNEPYKQPYSDPYYVSTTEYLTQNRQKPDRFNQHYNTPERFRQGYESRDGIVNSKDEEIQEPRIYFDEDDVEHFKEDAGSGEHDGRLGNARDFEYLTTNEILNNDYQAQGNKPHYQGSQGNQNALLSRIFNTWKTRESKERDSQRSGAFTEGGVVYVDDTSPTGEPNEGTPRLLTPELGALLADYEWGFRRHERLDVKKPGPPFDVKNQHFKHDTDNNHTENAEGEPIVASLVKKEVHGEPGELHSERGHDSYDVDSSYAYVGFKDSIRTWKEGERVVRTISDLLHLEPSAFSYPRVDRNEVTFKVEENSKALNASEVAKRIDDIKDELRRELNVEVTSAGVGDKAKLPAVLKLNSSTPWGFLDWGDKGTLQLALLLAGVAAMVSSATVLIAAHFYYRRRSKLAHLATGDTEPSQDYQDLCRSRMSGKWQIQSATPEKPVTEKQEVTGQRITSLSRESDNNSPSTRSSTSSWSEEPALTNMDISTGHMVLTYMEDHLKNKDRLEQEWQALCAYEAEPCATTAAETDENVKKNRKPGVLPYDHSRLVLNDVTNLNSSDYINASTITDHDPRNPAYIAAQGPLPHTAPDFWQMVWEQGSVVMVMLTRLTEGGVAMCHRYWPEEGSDLYHIYEVHLVSEHIWCDDYLVRSFYLKNLKTGETRTVTQFHFLSWPDRGIPSSTKALLEFRRKVNKSYRGRSCPIVVHCSDGASRTGTYCLIDMVLNRMAKGAKEIDIAATLEHIRDQRPDMVTTKQQFEFVLMAVAEEVHAILKALPAQLQQQHEKREKELADKDKQEKQEKQEK encoded by the exons GCACGAACTAACAACGGAAGAATTGCGAGGATTTGAAAGGGAACTACAACGTCTGCTTCAACTCGGCTATAGATGGAGTCACGCCTACACCCAGTGTATCCTACAGGCGATGCTGTATGCCACCAGGAACAA GTTACATTACGATCAGAAAGTGTGCGATCATTTGATTGATCAAGATTTGACGGCCGCTCTCGGTGCTTTCGAATCTGACGATCAA GTGGATCCGCAAACGGTGGCTTTCGTAAAGTTCACGCCTAATTCTGACATAGAACCGTCGAATTTCGCTGATGAAGTATACTTTCCGCCTAACGAGAAGGATTATATAGAAAACCTGCAACTGATGCCTAATAATGACA TGCAAATTGAAGAGCAGCCGGAATTACATTCTGATTACGACGATTGGCCTCAACCAGTGAAACGATCGTATCGCAGAATGAACAGAAGATCTTCACCAACTCCCAGGGAGCAATTCCAAGTATTCTCCAGAATCTACAATACGCCGGGAGATTTTCGCGAAGGTCGTGAAACTAGAGATTTGAACCTACCCCCAATGTTCGACAGCAACGAAGATAACTTACCTGTGCAATATCCCGCATTCAACGAAAAAACTCTTGGCTACTTATATAACCTACCGCTGACCTTTGAAGAGATACTCTACTTGATGAAACCCGAAAACGAAGACGAATTACGAGCACTGCTTCCTCGATACGAAGAGGAGGCTGAAGGTGCTGAGATGCCCATTCCAGATTTTCATCAAATGGGTAAAAAAGATGCACTAAACACTTGGTTGGAAAATCAAGATTTGGATCAACTTAAAGCTGCTTTGGCTGATCTGAATGAACCGTATAAACAACCTTATTCTGATCCTTATTACGTTTCCACTACCGAATACCTAACTCAAAATCGGCAAAAACCAGATCGATTCAATCAACACTACAATACTCCAGAAAGGTTTCGCCAAGGATATGAAAGCAGAGATGGAATTGTCAATTCAAAAGATGAAGAAATACAAGAGCCGAGGATCTACTTTGACGAAGATGACGTTGAACATTTCAAAGAAGACGCTGGAAGCGGGGAACACGATGGTAGATTGGGAAATGCTAGGGACTTCGAGTATTTAACAACAAACGAAATACTAAATAATG ATTATCAAGCGCAAGGAAACAAACCCCACTATCAAGGAAGTCAAGGAAATCAAAACGCTCTACTGTCTCGCATATTCAATACCTGGAAAACTCGCGAAAGCAAAGAACGCGACTCGCAAAGATCCGGTGCATTTACTGAAGGTGGAGTGGTGTATGTAGATGATACTTCTCCGAcag gtgagcCGAACGAGGGTACTCCACGCTTGCTAACTCCAGAACTGGGTGCTTTGCTGGCCGATTACGAATGGGGCTTTCGCCGTCACGAGAGATTGGATGTGAAGAAACCAGGACCACCATTCGACGTTAAAAATCAACATTTCAAACATGACACTGATAATAATCACACCGAAAACGCAG AAGGGGAGCCCATAGTGGCTTCTTTGGTAAAGAAAGAAGTTCATGGTGAGCCCGGAGAGCTACATTCAGAAAGGGGGCACGACAGCTACGACGTGGACAGTTCTTACGCTTACGTCGGATTCAAAGACAG CATTCGAACTTGGAAGGAGGGAGAGAGAGTAGTTAGGACTATCAGTGATTTGTTACACTTGGAACCATCAGCCTTCAGCTACCCAAG aGTTGACAGAAATGAAGTAACGTTCAAAGTTGAAGAAAACAGCAAGGCACTAAACGCATCTGAAGTAGCAAAACGAATAg atgACATCAAGGACGAACTGAGACGAGAATTGAACGTTGAAGTCACATCAGCTGGTGTTGGGGACAAG gCAAAATTACCTGCTGTATTGAAATTGAACAGCAGTACACCTTGGGGCTTTCTGGATTGGGGGGATAAAGGAACCCTGCAACTTGCTCTGCTGCTGGCTGGGGTAGCCGCCATGGTTTCCTCAGCCACCGTTTTGATCGCGGCTCACTTTTACTATCGTCGTCGCAGCAAGCTGGCCCATCTCGCCACCGGAGACACCGAACCCAGTCAAGACTATCAG gaTTTATGTCGCTCTCGCATGTCTGGCAAATGGCAAATTCAATCTGCAACACCGGAAAAGCCCGTCACTGAAAAGCAAGAAGTCACCGGCCAACGAATAACGTCCCTTTCTCGCGAATCTGATAATAATTCCCCATCTACCAGATCCAGTACTTCATCATG gagTGAAGAACCTGCCCTAACAAACATGGATATATCTACTGGTCATATGGTTTTA acTTACATGGAAGATCATCTGAAGAATAAAGACCGTTTGGAACAGGAATGGCAAGCTTTGTGTGCTTATGAAGCCGAGCCTTGTGCAACTACAGCCGCTGAAACtgatgaaaatgtaaaaaagaacCGGAAACCTGGAGTCCTACCGTATGACCACTCTCGCCTCGTCCTCAATGATGTTACAAATCTCAACTCTTCGGATTACATTAACGCTTCTACCATT ACTGATCATGATCCCCGAAATCCGGCTTACATAGCAGCTCAAGGACCGCTGCCGCATACCGCTCCTGACTTTTGGCAAATGGTTTGGGAGCAGGGATCCGTCGTCATGGTCATGTTGACAAGACTCACTGAAGGTGGAGTTGCCATGTGTCACCGTTACTGGCCTGAAGAAGGATCTGACCTCTATCATATCTACGAA GTTCATCTTGTGAGCGAGCACATCTGGTGTGATGACTATCTAGTTCGCAGTTTCTACTTGAAAAATTTGAAGACGGGAGAAACACGCACAGTAACCCAATTCCATTTCCTATCTTGGCCTGACCGTGGTATTCCATCTTCTACTAAGGCTCTTTTGGAATTCAGACG aaaagtGAACAAGTCATATCGTGGCCGCTCTTGTCCTATAGTTGTCCACTGCAG TGATGGAGCAAGTCGAACCGGAACTTATTGCTTAATTGATATGGTATTGAATCGAATGGCTAAAGGCGCAAAGGAAATTGACATAGCAGCCACTTTGGAACATATCCGAGATCAAAGACCTGACATGGTTACCACAAAACAACAGTTTGAGTTTGTTCTGATGGCTGTCGCTGAAGAG gtACATGCAATACTGAAAGCTCTTCCAGCTCAATTGCAACAACAGCATGAGAAGAGGGAGAAAGAGCTAGCTGACAAAGATAAACAGGAGAAGCAAGAGAAGCAGGAGAAGTAA